The proteins below come from a single Caulobacter segnis ATCC 21756 genomic window:
- a CDS encoding TetR/AcrR family transcriptional regulator, whose product MSRAGEPLTPTDEIRPLAQSQKSLKKREAILRAAIEIINAKGFAAATMTDIAAALDLRDAALYYYFPNKQALAFAGHHQSLDRFEAILLAVDAAGGTGLCKLRRILRAVLDDGVDNGPQLYFGDNSYLDATQREAIETRTAELRKTLERFLEEGVADGTIAPCEPPLVVQLLVGMLIWLVKWTPQTPGLTNERLLEAIEATALRGLARV is encoded by the coding sequence TTGTCGAGGGCGGGGGAACCCCTGACGCCGACGGACGAGATTCGACCGTTAGCGCAGAGTCAGAAGTCCTTGAAGAAGCGCGAGGCGATCCTGCGCGCCGCCATCGAGATCATCAACGCCAAGGGCTTCGCGGCGGCCACGATGACCGACATCGCCGCCGCGCTCGATCTGCGCGACGCCGCGCTCTACTACTATTTCCCGAACAAGCAGGCTCTGGCCTTCGCGGGCCATCACCAGTCGCTGGACCGGTTCGAGGCCATCCTGCTGGCCGTGGACGCCGCGGGCGGGACGGGGCTGTGCAAGCTTCGGCGCATCTTGCGCGCGGTGCTGGACGACGGCGTCGACAACGGACCGCAGCTCTATTTCGGCGACAATTCCTATCTCGACGCAACTCAGCGCGAGGCGATCGAAACCCGCACCGCCGAGCTTCGCAAGACGCTGGAGCGGTTCCTGGAGGAGGGCGTGGCCGACGGCACGATCGCGCCCTGCGAGCCGCCGCTGGTGGTGCAGCTATTGGTCGGCATGCTGATCTGGCTGGTCAAATGGACGCCGCAGACCCCCGGCCTGACCAATGAGCGGTTGCTGGAAGCGATCGAGGCCACGGCCCTGCGCGGGCTGGCGCGCGTCTAG
- a CDS encoding TonB-dependent receptor, producing MRNVQMLGVSALALAIAAPAFAQQTRPADTNAIEEIVVTATKREQTLQDVPISVAVTGQQTIERAQVRDLIDLQSVVPSLKVSQFNATGQTNFIIRGFGNGNGNDGIESSVGVFIDGVYRSRSAAALDDLPEVERIEVLRGPQSTLFGKNVSAGAISIVTKRPQFEAGGKIEATIGNYDTRQIKGTFTGPLSDTLAVRLSGSLNKRDGFFTNLTTGSDVNDRDRWSIRGDVLWEPTDKTSVRFIADYNKINETCCAVSSILNGPATLAIGAVLKKPISDTTKVFDRNVIFNTDPANNLSGKGVSAQVDHDLTFAKLTAITAYRNQKNASFQDIDFTGADISNNRTSNAIKTFTQEVRLASSGDGPINWLIGGFYQNEKLDTGRTITYGSDIRAFADALSGPVPATLLGALPATLRPALTGRSNLYALEFLQSLATPTLVRPGLTYFQPGQGIDDYYNMKQTSYSLFGQVDYRVTDKLTLTGGLAYLNDEKKARSNVVMNDPFSALNLGAVPQFPALGLPGNLYSALGALQFFYGNTTNHGPVNFPNASESGVLKADKVTYAVRAAYDFGAINAYVSYSTGWKAGAYNLSSDSRPPNANGVGRTANPENVDVYELGVKANFPGGYANVAVFKQSIKGFQSNAFTGLGYSLVNAGEESVKGFEVDSAWRPVSWLNLAAAVTYLDPVYDSFTGAACVNYDTARCPVDPATGRRPNFRDLTGDRPAGIPKWSFSTSATVNHDFGGDYQGYARVEYDYTSKTQLTETTPPELSTWGQKVVNASVGVTNTAKQIEVMVWARNLTKDDSLISTFPTVAQDGSYSGYPNAPRTYGVTVRKSF from the coding sequence ATGAGAAACGTCCAGATGCTGGGGGTTTCGGCCCTGGCGCTCGCCATCGCCGCCCCCGCCTTCGCTCAACAAACCAGACCCGCTGACACCAACGCCATCGAAGAGATCGTCGTCACCGCCACCAAGCGGGAGCAGACCCTCCAGGACGTGCCGATCTCGGTCGCCGTCACCGGCCAGCAGACGATCGAGCGGGCCCAGGTCCGCGACCTGATCGACCTGCAATCGGTCGTTCCGTCGCTAAAGGTCTCGCAATTCAACGCCACCGGTCAGACGAACTTCATCATCCGGGGCTTCGGCAACGGCAACGGCAATGACGGCATCGAAAGCTCGGTCGGCGTCTTTATCGACGGCGTATACCGCAGCCGCTCGGCCGCCGCGCTGGATGACCTGCCCGAGGTCGAGCGTATCGAAGTGCTGCGCGGTCCGCAGTCGACCCTGTTCGGCAAGAACGTGTCGGCCGGCGCGATCAGCATCGTCACCAAGCGCCCGCAGTTCGAGGCCGGCGGCAAGATCGAAGCCACGATCGGCAACTACGACACCCGCCAGATCAAGGGCACCTTCACAGGGCCGCTCAGCGACACCTTGGCGGTCCGTCTGTCGGGCAGCCTGAACAAGCGCGACGGCTTCTTCACCAACCTGACCACCGGCAGCGACGTCAACGACCGCGACCGCTGGTCGATCCGCGGCGACGTGCTGTGGGAGCCGACCGACAAGACCTCGGTTCGCTTCATCGCCGACTACAACAAGATCAACGAGACCTGCTGCGCGGTCAGCTCGATCCTGAACGGCCCGGCCACCCTGGCGATCGGCGCCGTGCTGAAGAAGCCGATCAGCGACACGACCAAGGTCTTCGACCGCAACGTCATCTTCAACACCGACCCGGCCAACAACCTGTCGGGCAAGGGCGTCTCGGCCCAGGTCGATCATGACCTGACCTTCGCCAAGCTGACGGCGATCACCGCCTACCGGAACCAGAAGAACGCGTCGTTCCAGGACATCGACTTCACCGGCGCGGACATCTCCAACAACCGCACCTCGAACGCGATCAAGACCTTCACCCAGGAAGTCCGCCTGGCCTCCAGCGGCGACGGCCCGATCAACTGGCTGATCGGCGGCTTCTATCAGAACGAAAAGCTCGATACCGGCCGCACGATCACCTACGGCTCGGACATCCGCGCCTTCGCCGACGCCCTCTCGGGCCCGGTGCCGGCCACGCTGCTGGGCGCCCTGCCCGCGACCCTGCGCCCGGCGCTGACCGGCCGCTCGAATCTCTATGCGCTGGAGTTCCTGCAGAGCCTGGCGACGCCGACCCTGGTGCGACCGGGCCTGACCTACTTCCAGCCCGGCCAGGGGATCGACGACTACTACAACATGAAGCAGACGTCGTACTCGCTGTTCGGCCAGGTCGATTACCGCGTCACCGACAAGCTGACCCTGACGGGCGGCCTCGCCTATCTGAACGACGAGAAGAAGGCCCGCTCGAACGTGGTCATGAACGATCCGTTCTCGGCGCTGAATCTGGGCGCTGTGCCGCAGTTCCCGGCCCTGGGCCTGCCGGGAAACCTGTATAGCGCTCTCGGCGCCCTGCAGTTCTTCTATGGCAACACCACCAACCACGGGCCGGTCAACTTCCCGAACGCCAGCGAGTCCGGCGTGCTCAAGGCCGACAAGGTCACCTACGCGGTGCGGGCGGCCTACGACTTCGGTGCCATCAACGCCTATGTCAGCTACTCCACGGGCTGGAAGGCCGGCGCCTACAACCTGTCGTCCGACAGCCGTCCGCCGAACGCCAACGGCGTGGGCCGCACGGCCAATCCGGAAAACGTCGACGTCTACGAACTGGGCGTGAAGGCCAACTTCCCGGGCGGCTACGCCAACGTCGCGGTGTTCAAGCAGTCGATCAAGGGCTTCCAGTCCAACGCCTTCACCGGCCTCGGCTACAGCCTGGTCAACGCGGGCGAGGAGTCGGTCAAGGGCTTCGAGGTCGACAGCGCCTGGCGTCCGGTGAGCTGGCTGAACCTGGCCGCGGCGGTCACCTATCTCGACCCGGTCTACGACAGCTTCACCGGCGCGGCCTGCGTGAACTACGACACGGCCCGCTGCCCGGTTGATCCGGCCACCGGCCGCCGTCCGAACTTCCGCGACCTCACGGGCGATCGCCCGGCGGGTATCCCGAAGTGGTCGTTCTCGACCTCGGCCACGGTCAACCACGACTTCGGCGGCGACTACCAGGGCTACGCCCGGGTGGAGTATGACTACACCAGCAAGACCCAGCTGACCGAAACGACCCCGCCGGAGCTGTCGACCTGGGGCCAGAAGGTGGTCAACGCCAGCGTGGGCGTCACCAACACGGCCAAGCAGATCGAGGTCATGGTCTGGGCGCGTAACCTGACCAAGGACGATAGCCTGATCTCGACCTTCCCGACCGTGGCTCAGGACGGCAGCTACAGCGGCTATCCGAACGCCCCGCGCACCTACGGCGTGACGGTCCGCAAGTCGTTCTAG
- a CDS encoding glycoside hydrolase family 2 TIM barrel-domain containing protein has translation MLADNIRRDRNRASIILWSVANETPITEARNSFLYQLVDDVRALDDSRLVTAALLTDRKTVDGRPLMGLNDPLADKLDVLSANTYNGWYSDDALDTLPDMAWKATDKPLVFSEFGADALAGFSDPVLMRKFSEDFQKRYYEKTLAMARKIPTLRGMSPWILKDFRSPRRQHPVYQQGWNRKGLISPTGRRKPAFFVLRGFYDEKAASQ, from the coding sequence ATGCTGGCCGACAACATCCGCCGCGACCGCAACCGCGCCTCGATCATCCTATGGAGCGTCGCCAACGAGACGCCGATCACCGAAGCCCGGAACAGCTTCCTCTACCAGCTGGTCGACGACGTCCGCGCCCTCGACGACAGCCGGCTGGTCACGGCGGCCCTGCTGACCGACCGCAAGACCGTCGACGGCCGCCCGCTGATGGGCCTCAATGATCCCCTGGCCGACAAGCTCGATGTGCTGTCCGCCAACACCTACAACGGCTGGTACAGCGACGACGCGCTCGACACCCTGCCCGACATGGCCTGGAAGGCCACGGACAAGCCGCTGGTGTTCTCGGAGTTCGGCGCCGACGCCCTGGCCGGCTTCAGCGACCCGGTGCTGATGCGCAAGTTCTCCGAGGACTTCCAGAAGCGCTACTACGAGAAGACCCTGGCCATGGCCCGCAAGATCCCGACTTTGCGCGGCATGTCGCCCTGGATCCTCAAGGACTTCCGCAGCCCCCGGCGCCAGCACCCGGTCTACCAGCAGGGCTGGAACCGCAAGGGCCTGATCTCGCCGACGGGGCGCCGCAAGCCGGCGTTCTTCGTGCTGCGCGGCTTCTATGACGAGAAGGCGGCGAGCCAGTGA
- a CDS encoding MFS transporter, with product MSLEVSTVRRVTARLMPLFCVMYLIAYIDRQNVSYAKLEMVQALGLSEAAYGLGASLFFIGYFLFEAPSNLILAKVGARVWFARIMFTWGLVTLALGFTQNATMFYILRFLLGVTEAGFFPGVLYVLTLWFPHAHRARMVGLFMIASALANAVGAMIGGALLDLHGLMGLAGWQWVFLATGAPAILMTPYVLWKLPNGPDKAPWLAPEQKAWLAKTLADEDVGQDTSHAGAWKAMLDPRVLLLAGLYIGMPLGAYGLSYWLPTIVKAFGVSNTVNGLINIIPWILVAAALWWVPQHAAKRGFTVWHVAGPPLLAAVALVASVVVPGTWAKFALLCIAAPAIFAGQPGFWSLPPSFLRGPRAAAGIAAINAVGNLGGFIAQNVVPIIRDSTGSNLAPMLFLAACLTLTGGLVFVAFRVLGTGVRPVQPPEMPKSQAK from the coding sequence ATGAGCCTGGAAGTCTCCACCGTCCGCCGGGTCACCGCGCGGCTGATGCCGCTGTTCTGCGTGATGTACCTGATCGCGTACATCGATCGGCAGAACGTCTCCTACGCCAAGCTGGAGATGGTCCAGGCCCTGGGCCTCAGCGAGGCCGCCTACGGCCTCGGCGCCAGCCTGTTCTTCATCGGCTACTTCCTGTTCGAGGCGCCCTCGAACCTGATCCTGGCCAAGGTCGGCGCGCGGGTCTGGTTCGCCCGGATCATGTTCACCTGGGGCCTCGTGACCCTGGCCCTCGGCTTCACCCAGAACGCGACGATGTTCTACATCCTGCGCTTCCTGCTGGGGGTGACCGAGGCTGGCTTCTTCCCGGGGGTGCTGTACGTCCTGACCCTGTGGTTCCCGCACGCCCACCGCGCCCGCATGGTGGGCCTGTTCATGATCGCCTCGGCCCTGGCCAACGCCGTCGGCGCGATGATCGGCGGCGCCTTGCTTGATCTGCATGGCCTGATGGGTCTGGCGGGCTGGCAGTGGGTGTTCCTGGCCACCGGGGCCCCCGCCATCCTGATGACGCCCTACGTGCTCTGGAAGCTGCCCAACGGGCCGGACAAGGCCCCCTGGCTGGCGCCCGAGCAGAAGGCCTGGCTGGCCAAGACGCTCGCCGACGAGGACGTGGGCCAGGACACCAGCCACGCCGGGGCCTGGAAGGCCATGCTGGACCCGCGCGTGCTGCTGCTGGCGGGCCTCTATATCGGCATGCCGCTGGGGGCCTATGGCCTCAGCTACTGGCTGCCCACGATCGTCAAGGCCTTCGGCGTCTCCAACACCGTCAACGGCCTGATCAACATCATCCCCTGGATCCTGGTGGCCGCCGCGCTGTGGTGGGTGCCCCAGCACGCCGCCAAGCGCGGCTTCACCGTGTGGCACGTGGCCGGCCCGCCGCTGCTGGCCGCCGTCGCCCTGGTGGCCAGCGTCGTCGTGCCAGGAACCTGGGCCAAGTTCGCCCTGCTCTGCATCGCCGCCCCGGCCATCTTCGCCGGCCAACCGGGCTTCTGGAGCCTGCCGCCCAGCTTCCTGCGCGGCCCGCGCGCCGCCGCCGGCATCGCGGCGATCAACGCGGTCGGCAACCTCGGCGGCTTCATCGCTCAGAACGTGGTGCCGATCATCCGCGACTCAACCGGCAGCAATCTGGCCCCGATGTTGTTCCTCGCCGCCTGCCTGACGCTGACCGGCGGCCTCGTCTTCGTGGCCTTCCGCGTATTGGGGACGGGAGTCAGGCCCGTACAACCTCCGGAAATGCCTAAATCCCAGGCAAAATAA
- a CDS encoding TauD/TfdA dioxygenase family protein → MNAPVSISEQDAALYAGLTVTPAGTVLGAEISGIDLRAPLKPEIVAAIRAALLRYKVVFFRDQDISYEDHVRFGRYFGDLEGHPVTSHVPGFPEILHIEAADGMKLREDIVPIVRAANKWHTDVTFREAPSMGGVLRMRQMPPLGGDTLFADTAAIYRDLPPKLKDQIADLTAEHDIIQSYGYRVDEAKRQELRAAYPPMVHPVVRTHPETGEKHLFVNKVFTTRILGLPEDEAKALLNELLDRVKAPEYQVRFRWTPNAIVFWDNRATQHYAVLDYWPQERVVERVTIKGDKPF, encoded by the coding sequence ATGAACGCCCCCGTCTCCATTTCCGAACAGGACGCCGCCCTCTACGCCGGACTGACCGTGACCCCCGCGGGGACGGTCCTTGGCGCGGAGATCTCCGGCATCGACCTCCGCGCGCCCCTGAAGCCTGAGATCGTCGCCGCGATCCGGGCGGCGCTGCTGCGCTACAAGGTCGTGTTCTTCCGCGACCAGGACATCAGCTACGAGGACCACGTCCGCTTTGGTCGCTACTTCGGGGACCTCGAGGGGCATCCGGTGACGTCGCACGTGCCGGGCTTTCCGGAGATCCTGCACATTGAGGCGGCCGACGGCATGAAGCTGCGCGAGGACATCGTCCCGATCGTCCGCGCCGCCAACAAGTGGCACACCGACGTCACCTTCCGCGAAGCGCCGTCCATGGGCGGGGTGCTGCGCATGCGCCAGATGCCGCCGCTGGGCGGGGACACCCTGTTCGCCGATACGGCCGCGATCTACCGCGACCTGCCGCCGAAGCTGAAAGACCAGATCGCCGACCTGACGGCCGAGCACGACATCATCCAGAGCTATGGCTATCGGGTCGACGAGGCCAAGCGCCAGGAGCTGCGCGCCGCCTATCCTCCGATGGTCCATCCGGTGGTCCGCACCCATCCGGAAACCGGCGAGAAGCACCTGTTCGTCAACAAGGTCTTCACGACCCGCATCCTGGGCCTGCCGGAGGACGAGGCCAAGGCGCTGCTGAACGAGCTGCTCGACCGGGTGAAGGCCCCCGAATACCAGGTCCGCTTCCGCTGGACCCCTAACGCCATCGTCTTCTGGGATAACCGGGCGACCCAGCATTACGCGGTGCTGGACTATTGGCCCCAGGAGCGCGTCGTCGAGCGCGTGACGATCAAGGGCGACAAGCCCTTCTGA
- a CDS encoding glycoside hydrolase family 43 protein, which produces MSVPVIRNPILRGFNPDPSIVRVGDDYYIAVSTFEWFPGVQIHHSRDLKNWRLLSRPLQRASQVNMLGDPDGCGVWAPCLSYADGRFWLIYTDVKRYGRTTVGGASGASLRDFHNYLVTCETIDGEWSEPVYLNSSGFDPSLFHDDDGRKWLVNQLWDHRPGKNRFAGIVLQEFSPAESRLVGQRKVIFEGTPIGLTEAPHLYKRDGWYYLITAEGGTGWGHAVTMARSRTIDGPYELHPDTYLVTARDRPHAPLQRAGHADLVETAEGETYAVYLVGRPIPNRGRCTLGRETAIQKVVWGEDGWPRTLDGSGDPTLETPAPNLPEHAWPAAPVREDFDAASLLIDFQWLRTPYPEEIFSLTAKPGSLRLYGRETLGSLFRQALVARRQQAHCYSAATVVAFEPEHFQQAAGLICYYNGSKLHYLHVTHDEDIGKHLRVMTCTPDSPQADSFTTPLPLASGPVELRVEVDFERLRFAFRQGGGAWTWLPEVFDASILSDEATAPGAPNFTGAFVGMACQDMSGQGAAADFDWFDYEEREYRP; this is translated from the coding sequence GTGAGCGTACCCGTGATCCGCAACCCCATTCTGCGCGGCTTCAACCCCGATCCGTCGATCGTGCGGGTGGGGGACGACTACTACATCGCCGTCTCGACCTTCGAGTGGTTCCCGGGCGTACAGATCCACCACTCGCGCGACCTGAAGAACTGGCGTCTGCTGAGCCGGCCGCTGCAGCGCGCCAGCCAGGTGAACATGCTGGGCGACCCGGATGGGTGCGGGGTCTGGGCGCCATGCCTGTCCTACGCCGACGGCCGGTTCTGGCTGATCTACACCGACGTCAAGCGCTATGGCCGCACGACCGTGGGCGGCGCCTCGGGCGCGTCTCTGCGGGACTTCCACAATTACCTGGTCACCTGCGAGACGATCGACGGCGAATGGTCCGAGCCGGTCTATCTGAACAGCTCCGGCTTCGACCCCTCGCTGTTTCATGACGACGACGGCCGCAAGTGGCTGGTCAACCAGCTGTGGGATCACCGCCCGGGCAAGAACCGCTTCGCTGGCATCGTGCTGCAGGAGTTCTCACCCGCCGAAAGCCGCCTGGTCGGCCAGCGCAAGGTGATCTTCGAGGGGACGCCGATCGGCCTGACCGAGGCGCCCCACCTCTACAAGCGCGACGGCTGGTATTACCTGATCACGGCCGAGGGCGGCACGGGCTGGGGCCACGCGGTGACCATGGCCCGTTCGCGCACGATCGACGGCCCCTATGAGCTGCACCCGGACACCTATCTGGTGACCGCGCGGGATCGTCCGCATGCGCCGCTGCAGCGCGCCGGCCACGCCGACCTCGTCGAGACCGCCGAGGGCGAGACCTACGCGGTCTATCTGGTCGGCCGACCGATCCCGAACCGCGGCCGTTGCACCCTGGGCCGCGAGACCGCGATCCAGAAGGTCGTCTGGGGCGAGGACGGCTGGCCGCGCACCCTGGACGGCTCCGGCGACCCGACGCTGGAGACGCCCGCGCCGAACCTGCCCGAGCATGCCTGGCCGGCCGCGCCCGTCCGCGAGGACTTCGACGCGGCGAGCCTGCTGATCGACTTCCAGTGGCTGCGGACGCCCTATCCGGAGGAGATCTTCAGCCTGACCGCCAAGCCGGGTTCGCTGCGCCTCTATGGCCGGGAGACGCTCGGCAGCCTGTTCCGCCAGGCGCTGGTCGCTCGCCGCCAGCAGGCGCACTGCTACTCGGCCGCCACCGTGGTCGCGTTCGAGCCCGAGCACTTCCAGCAGGCGGCGGGCCTGATCTGCTACTACAACGGCTCGAAGCTGCACTATCTGCACGTCACGCACGACGAGGACATCGGCAAGCATCTGCGGGTCATGACCTGCACGCCCGACAGCCCTCAGGCCGACAGCTTCACCACGCCCCTCCCGCTGGCCTCAGGCCCGGTCGAGCTGCGTGTCGAGGTCGATTTCGAGCGCCTGCGCTTCGCCTTCCGCCAGGGTGGCGGCGCGTGGACCTGGTTGCCCGAGGTGTTCGACGCTTCGATCCTGTCGGACGAGGCCACCGCGCCGGGCGCGCCGAACTTCACCGGCGCCTTCGTCGGCATGGCCTGCCAGGACATGTCGGGGCAGGGCGCGGCGGCGGACTTCGACTGGTTCGACTACGAGGAACGGGAATACCGACCCTAG
- a CDS encoding MFS transporter, whose product MLGAIINYLTRSTMGVAAPTVLKDLGITVTEYSWITGAFQLGIMLQPVCGYVLDTLGLRTGFAVFAAAWSMAAMAHGLASNWQGFAVLRGLLGFAEGSAQPAGMKTVATWFPAKERGFAGGVFNIGASVGSMLAPPLVVWAVLTWNWRAAFVMTGALGLVWLALWLFFYRSPDQHPSMTQAERERIAAGQETHLAAAGAKPSVISILKQRKFWGIALPRFLADPTWGTLSFWVPLYLSQTRGFDLKQIAMFAWLPFVAADLGCLFGPTVAGFLQSRGVSLINARRWAVTLGAAMMTGMIFVGRVESPYAAIALLCLGGFAHQTLSVTVITMASDLFRRDEVATVAGLAGMMGNLGVLLFSLLIGGLVATIGYDPFFVALGVLDILGAIILWTFIRDRIEPKAEPVSQIPNP is encoded by the coding sequence ATGCTGGGCGCGATCATCAACTACCTGACGCGCTCGACCATGGGCGTGGCCGCGCCGACGGTGTTGAAGGACCTCGGCATTACGGTGACGGAGTATTCCTGGATCACCGGCGCCTTCCAGCTGGGGATCATGCTGCAGCCGGTCTGCGGCTATGTGCTCGACACCCTGGGCCTGCGCACCGGCTTCGCGGTCTTCGCCGCGGCCTGGTCGATGGCGGCCATGGCTCATGGCCTGGCGTCGAACTGGCAAGGTTTCGCGGTCCTGCGGGGCCTCCTGGGTTTTGCCGAAGGCTCGGCCCAGCCGGCCGGCATGAAGACGGTGGCCACCTGGTTCCCGGCCAAGGAGCGCGGATTCGCGGGCGGGGTGTTCAACATCGGCGCGTCGGTCGGCTCGATGCTGGCGCCGCCGCTGGTGGTCTGGGCGGTGCTGACCTGGAACTGGCGCGCGGCCTTCGTCATGACCGGCGCGCTGGGCCTGGTCTGGCTGGCGCTCTGGCTGTTCTTCTACCGCTCACCCGATCAGCACCCGTCGATGACCCAAGCCGAGCGCGAGCGGATCGCCGCGGGCCAGGAAACGCACCTGGCGGCGGCCGGCGCCAAGCCGTCGGTGATCTCCATCCTCAAGCAGCGCAAGTTCTGGGGCATCGCCCTGCCGCGCTTCCTGGCCGATCCGACCTGGGGGACGCTGTCGTTCTGGGTGCCGCTCTATCTGTCCCAGACGCGCGGCTTCGACCTGAAGCAGATCGCCATGTTCGCCTGGCTGCCGTTCGTCGCCGCCGACCTCGGCTGCCTGTTTGGCCCGACGGTCGCCGGCTTCCTGCAGTCGCGAGGCGTGTCGCTGATCAACGCCCGCCGCTGGGCGGTGACCCTGGGCGCGGCGATGATGACCGGCATGATCTTCGTCGGTCGCGTCGAGAGCCCCTACGCGGCCATCGCCCTGCTGTGCCTGGGCGGATTCGCGCACCAGACGCTGTCGGTGACGGTGATCACCATGGCCTCGGACCTCTTCCGCCGCGACGAGGTCGCCACGGTCGCAGGCCTCGCCGGCATGATGGGCAACCTGGGCGTCCTGCTGTTCTCGCTTCTGATCGGCGGACTGGTCGCCACGATCGGCTATGATCCGTTCTTCGTCGCCCTGGGCGTGCTCGACATTCTCGGCGCCATCATCCTGTGGACCTTTATCCGCGACCGCATCGAGCCCAAGGCCGAGCCGGTCAGCCAGATTCCCAATCCGTGA
- a CDS encoding low affinity iron permease family protein produces MDKLFAKFANVTARITGSPPAFLVCVAVVLLWAVSGPLFGFSETWQLVINTGTTIVTFLMVFLIQNTQNRDGVALQTKLDELIRATTDAENEFIGIEKLTDKELEVMHARCKARADRSMRALRQAAAEKDARMAKSKSRQGARAPSAKARAASRAKALKAGRASE; encoded by the coding sequence TTGGACAAGCTGTTCGCCAAGTTCGCCAACGTCACCGCCCGGATCACCGGCAGCCCGCCCGCTTTTCTGGTCTGCGTGGCGGTGGTGTTGCTCTGGGCCGTCAGTGGCCCGCTCTTTGGCTTTTCAGAGACCTGGCAGTTGGTGATCAACACCGGCACCACCATCGTCACCTTCCTGATGGTTTTCCTGATCCAGAACACCCAGAACCGCGATGGCGTCGCGCTTCAGACCAAGCTCGACGAGTTGATCCGCGCGACGACCGACGCGGAGAACGAATTCATCGGGATCGAGAAGCTCACCGACAAAGAGCTCGAGGTGATGCACGCCCGGTGCAAGGCGCGGGCGGATCGTTCGATGCGCGCCTTGCGGCAGGCCGCGGCGGAGAAAGACGCGCGCATGGCCAAGTCCAAAAGCCGCCAGGGCGCGCGGGCGCCGTCGGCCAAAGCCCGCGCCGCGAGCCGCGCCAAGGCGCTAAAGGCCGGCCGCGCCAGCGAATAA
- a CDS encoding VOC family protein, which translates to MIGYTLVGSNDLDKAKGFYDALFGEIGVKRLMEFPTGGCAWGSDWSKPMFGVGRPYDGQAATFGNGTMIALVLDERAKVDALHKKAVALGGACEGEPGVRGEDGPQAFYAAYFRDLDGNKLCAFRVGPA; encoded by the coding sequence ATGATCGGGTACACGTTAGTCGGCAGCAACGACCTGGACAAAGCCAAGGGCTTCTACGACGCGCTGTTCGGCGAGATCGGCGTCAAACGCCTGATGGAGTTCCCGACCGGCGGCTGCGCCTGGGGCTCGGATTGGAGCAAGCCGATGTTCGGCGTCGGCAGGCCCTATGACGGCCAGGCCGCCACGTTCGGCAACGGCACGATGATCGCGCTCGTGCTCGATGAACGCGCCAAGGTCGACGCCCTGCACAAAAAGGCCGTGGCGCTGGGCGGAGCGTGCGAGGGTGAGCCGGGCGTGCGTGGCGAGGACGGCCCGCAAGCCTTCTACGCGGCCTATTTCCGGGACCTGGACGGCAACAAGCTGTGCGCGTTCCGCGTGGGCCCAGCCTAG